In Collimonas arenae, a single genomic region encodes these proteins:
- the sodB gene encoding superoxide dismutase [Fe], which yields MAHTLPPLPYALDALAPHISKETLEFHYGKHHQTYVTNLNNLIPGTEFENLSLEDTVKKSSGGVFNNAAQIWNHTFYWHSLSPNGGGAPTGALADAINAKWGSFDNFKVELTKTAVGTFGSGWAWLVKNADGSLGLVSTSNAATPLTTDAKPLITVDVWEHAYYIDYRNARPKYLEAFWALANWEFASQNFA from the coding sequence ATGGCACACACTCTCCCGCCTCTGCCGTACGCTCTGGATGCATTAGCTCCACACATTTCCAAAGAGACTCTGGAATTTCACTATGGCAAGCATCACCAGACCTATGTAACTAACCTGAACAACCTGATCCCTGGCACAGAATTCGAAAACCTGTCGCTGGAAGACACCGTCAAGAAATCGTCCGGCGGCGTTTTCAACAACGCAGCGCAAATCTGGAACCACACGTTCTACTGGCACAGCCTGTCGCCAAATGGCGGCGGCGCACCAACCGGCGCATTGGCAGATGCGATCAACGCCAAGTGGGGCTCGTTCGACAACTTCAAGGTTGAACTGACCAAGACTGCAGTCGGCACTTTCGGTTCCGGCTGGGCCTGGCTGGTAAAGAACGCCGACGGTTCGCTCGGCCTGGTATCGACTTCGAACGCAGCGACTCCGCTGACTACTGACGCTAAGCCTTTGATCACTGTCGACGTCTGGGAACACGCTTACTACATCGACTACCGTAACGCTCGTCCAAAATACCTGGAAGCATTCTGGGCATTGGCGAATTGGGAATTTGCTTCGCAGAATTTTGCTTAA
- a CDS encoding citrate synthase family protein: MKKMLTADEAATLLGVSTATLYSYVSRGMLDSVPSKNVRSKLYPRDQVLRLAARRKDGRQAGHTVEQAIDWGKPILESRITLIEHGVIRYRGHDAMKLAQSATLEQVAVILWDDGKANMFDTNVMQITPAQWRHMRQPFSTFLPLERTAALLAASAPLLIAAELPTNGAQLMQLVAAALLNTDVSMLPLHQQCGNAWGLDDAATNLVRAALVACADHELNVSAFTVRCVASTGAPLPLALLAGLAALSGPRHGGESLRIRTLIDAALESDDMHGALKQHLAQPGIASGYGNRLPGFGHPLYPDGDPRGRMLLQMLAAQETRHGNIAQLLEIGEAASALSGQPVNVDFSLAAIEYAFGLARGTSQTLFALGRCAGWIAHAKEQASTGQLIRPRARYVGSFDFLD, encoded by the coding sequence ATGAAGAAAATGCTCACGGCAGATGAAGCGGCAACCTTGCTCGGCGTCAGTACGGCTACATTGTATTCCTATGTCAGCCGCGGCATGCTCGACTCCGTGCCAAGCAAAAATGTGCGTAGCAAGCTGTATCCGCGCGACCAGGTACTGCGCCTTGCGGCTCGGCGCAAAGATGGCCGCCAGGCGGGGCATACCGTCGAGCAGGCGATAGACTGGGGCAAGCCGATACTGGAATCGCGGATTACCCTGATTGAGCATGGCGTCATCCGCTACCGTGGCCATGACGCCATGAAACTGGCGCAAAGCGCAACGCTGGAGCAGGTTGCCGTGATCTTGTGGGACGACGGCAAAGCGAATATGTTCGACACAAATGTAATGCAAATCACACCGGCGCAATGGCGGCACATGCGCCAGCCTTTCTCTACTTTCCTGCCGCTGGAACGCACTGCCGCTTTACTGGCGGCCTCAGCACCGTTGTTGATTGCAGCAGAGCTGCCGACAAATGGTGCACAGCTCATGCAACTTGTAGCGGCCGCGTTGCTTAATACGGATGTCAGCATGCTACCGCTGCATCAGCAATGCGGCAATGCTTGGGGTCTCGACGACGCTGCGACAAATCTGGTGCGGGCTGCGCTGGTCGCGTGCGCCGATCACGAGTTGAATGTCTCCGCATTTACGGTACGTTGCGTGGCTTCCACCGGCGCGCCGCTACCCCTTGCGTTGCTTGCCGGATTGGCTGCCTTATCTGGTCCGCGCCACGGCGGAGAATCGCTACGCATACGTACCCTGATCGACGCTGCGCTGGAAAGCGATGACATGCATGGCGCTCTGAAACAGCATTTGGCGCAACCCGGGATAGCCAGCGGCTACGGTAACCGCTTACCCGGCTTTGGCCATCCGCTGTATCCGGATGGCGATCCGCGCGGCCGCATGCTGCTGCAAATGCTGGCGGCGCAAGAAACACGACACGGTAATATCGCGCAGTTGCTGGAAATCGGCGAAGCCGCCAGCGCGCTAAGCGGTCAGCCGGTGAATGTCGATTTTTCCTTGGCGGCGATTGAATACGCATTCGGCCTGGCGCGCGGGACATCGCAGACGCTGTTTGCGCTGGGCCGCTGCGCCGGCTGGATCGCCCACGCAAAGGAACAAGCCTCGACCGGGCAGTTGATCAGGCCTCGTGCGCGCTATGTGGGATCTTTCGACTTCCTCGATTAA
- the mdeB gene encoding alpha-ketoglutarate dehydrogenase encodes MKMSSAKSLNSQFDSDMQETDEWLDALQAVIHIAGPERACYLMSRLSTIAQQLGIQWQDSRNTPYTNTIRVANEPPFPGGSDALDIEQHLASLMRWNALAMVVRANRAYGELGGHIASYASAADLFEVGFNHFFRARTDSFGGDLVYFQAHSAPGIYARAFLEGTLTEKELSFYRQEIEAKKHGTYGLSSYPHPWLMENFWQFPTGSMGLGPISAIYHARFMRYLEHRDLMAPQDRKVWGVFGDGEMDEPESLAALSLASREKLDNLVFVVNCNLQRLDGPVRGNGHIVDELETIFSGAGWNVVKLLWGSDWDPLFARDQSGDLVQALNQTVDGQLQTFAANDGAFNREHFFGQTPGLKAIGATLTDDEIDRLRRGGHDMKKIHAAYHAATTHRGQPTVILAQTKKGYGMGTAGQGKMTTHQQKKLDTSDLLEFRNRFRLPISDADCEVLSFYKPEPSSPEMQHLQARRVALGGFMPRRTDPAIKIAVPAIASYAKFALEADGKEMSTTMALVRMLGGLLKDDEIGKRIVPIVADEARTFGMANLFRQIGIYSSQGQLYEPEDIGSILYYREAKDGQILEEGITEAGAISSWTAAATSYSVHGLPMLPFYIYYSMFGFQRIGDLIWAAADQRARGFLIGATSGRTTLAGEGLQHQDGSSHVIAATIPNCISYDPAYAYEMAVIVQDGMRRMMEHHEDVFYYVTVTNENEAQPSIPADVEDGIIRGMYCLERHENVDVRLLAAGPILKEAIAAAALLKEKFSVNAEVWSVTSFTELARDGVVAERTRRLSGAPQEAFVTQQLGGSKAPVIAACDYVRNLPESIRAFVPATYVTLGTDGFGRSDTRASLRDFFEIDAKWIAFTALRELHGNAQEQLVTFAEALGVDLTKPLSTTV; translated from the coding sequence ATGAAAATGTCATCCGCCAAGAGTTTAAACAGTCAATTCGATAGCGACATGCAGGAAACGGACGAGTGGCTCGACGCACTGCAAGCAGTGATACATATTGCCGGTCCCGAGCGAGCGTGTTATCTCATGTCGCGTTTGAGCACGATCGCACAGCAGTTGGGCATTCAATGGCAAGATTCGCGCAATACACCCTATACCAACACAATCCGCGTTGCGAACGAACCGCCATTTCCTGGGGGATCCGATGCACTAGATATTGAGCAACATCTTGCCAGCCTGATGCGCTGGAATGCGTTGGCCATGGTGGTGCGCGCCAATCGCGCCTATGGCGAACTGGGTGGACACATCGCCAGTTATGCATCGGCCGCCGACTTGTTTGAAGTCGGCTTCAACCATTTCTTCCGTGCTCGTACCGACTCGTTCGGCGGTGACCTGGTGTATTTCCAGGCGCACTCGGCACCGGGTATCTATGCGCGCGCCTTTCTCGAAGGTACTCTGACCGAGAAAGAGCTGTCCTTCTACCGTCAAGAGATAGAAGCAAAAAAGCACGGCACGTATGGCCTCTCGTCCTATCCTCATCCATGGCTGATGGAGAATTTCTGGCAATTCCCGACCGGTTCGATGGGTCTCGGCCCTATCAGTGCGATTTACCATGCGCGTTTCATGCGATATTTGGAGCATCGCGATCTGATGGCGCCGCAAGATCGCAAGGTATGGGGAGTATTCGGTGATGGCGAGATGGATGAGCCTGAATCGCTGGCTGCCTTGAGTCTGGCGTCGCGCGAAAAACTGGATAATCTAGTGTTTGTCGTTAATTGTAATCTGCAACGTTTGGACGGACCTGTGCGCGGCAACGGCCACATTGTCGATGAACTCGAAACTATTTTTTCTGGCGCCGGCTGGAACGTCGTCAAGTTATTGTGGGGCTCAGACTGGGATCCCTTGTTTGCCCGAGACCAATCCGGGGATTTGGTGCAAGCGCTGAACCAAACAGTTGACGGTCAGTTGCAGACGTTCGCCGCCAATGATGGGGCCTTCAATCGTGAACATTTCTTCGGCCAGACGCCTGGTCTGAAAGCGATCGGCGCTACCTTGACGGATGATGAAATCGATCGGCTGCGCCGTGGCGGCCACGACATGAAGAAAATTCATGCAGCCTATCACGCTGCCACCACGCATCGAGGACAACCGACAGTGATTCTGGCGCAAACAAAAAAAGGCTATGGCATGGGAACGGCCGGCCAAGGCAAGATGACGACTCACCAGCAAAAGAAATTGGATACGAGCGACCTGCTGGAGTTTAGAAACCGATTTCGCCTGCCGATTTCGGACGCCGATTGCGAGGTGTTATCTTTCTATAAACCAGAGCCAAGTAGCCCGGAAATGCAGCATCTTCAGGCGCGTCGCGTCGCGCTCGGCGGCTTCATGCCACGCCGCACGGACCCAGCGATCAAGATCGCCGTGCCCGCCATTGCGTCGTATGCCAAGTTCGCTTTAGAGGCAGACGGCAAGGAAATGTCAACCACCATGGCGCTGGTGCGCATGCTCGGTGGATTACTGAAGGATGACGAGATCGGAAAACGTATCGTGCCGATCGTCGCCGACGAAGCACGCACCTTCGGCATGGCTAATCTGTTCCGCCAGATTGGCATCTATTCGTCCCAAGGACAGCTGTATGAGCCGGAAGATATTGGTTCGATCCTGTATTACCGCGAAGCGAAAGATGGCCAAATCCTGGAAGAAGGTATCACGGAAGCGGGAGCAATTTCTTCCTGGACGGCAGCCGCGACCAGCTACTCGGTACACGGTTTGCCGATGCTGCCATTCTACATTTACTACTCAATGTTCGGCTTCCAGCGCATCGGCGATTTGATTTGGGCAGCAGCTGACCAACGCGCACGCGGATTTCTCATTGGCGCCACCTCAGGCCGCACCACCCTTGCAGGCGAAGGATTGCAGCACCAGGATGGTTCCAGCCACGTCATCGCCGCCACCATTCCGAACTGCATATCCTACGACCCAGCTTATGCGTATGAGATGGCTGTCATCGTGCAGGATGGCATGCGCCGCATGATGGAGCATCATGAAGACGTGTTCTATTACGTCACGGTCACTAATGAAAATGAAGCGCAGCCGAGCATACCAGCCGATGTCGAAGACGGCATCATTCGCGGCATGTACTGCCTGGAGCGGCATGAAAATGTGGACGTCCGTCTGCTGGCTGCGGGACCTATCTTGAAAGAAGCGATTGCTGCTGCAGCGCTGTTGAAAGAGAAATTTTCCGTGAACGCAGAAGTCTGGAGCGTCACCAGTTTCACTGAACTGGCGCGCGACGGCGTAGTCGCAGAGCGTACAAGACGTTTATCCGGCGCGCCGCAGGAAGCGTTCGTCACGCAACAGCTAGGTGGCAGCAAGGCGCCAGTCATTGCCGCCTGCGATTATGTAAGGAATCTACCTGAAAGCATACGCGCATTTGTTCCGGCTACCTATGTAACGCTGGGTACTGACGGCTTTGGTCGTAGCGACACGCGCGCTAGCCTGCGTGATTTTTTCGAAATCGACGCGAAGTGGATCGCGTTTACCGCACTGAGAGAATTACATGGAAATGCGCAAGAGCAATTGGTAACGTTTGCCGAAGCGCTAGGCGTTGATCTTACAAAGCCATTGTCAACTACGGTTTGA
- the xseA gene encoding exodeoxyribonuclease VII large subunit, giving the protein MNISSTNDNYSSGPQVLTVSALNQAVARMLERSFPLAWVSGEISNFKSYASGHWYFTLKDDAAQVRGVMFKGRAQHAGFTPRDGDKVEVRALVTLYAARGDYQLNVEAIRRAGVGNLYEAFLRLKEKLNAEGLFDPARKRPLPPFARTIGIVTSLQAAALRDILTALARRAPHVRVILYPTPVQGDGAAEKIARAINTAAARAECELLLVCRGGGSIEDLWSFNDEAVARAIVAAPMPVISGVGHETDFTIADFAADLRAATPTAAAELATVPRGDWLATLEGHADDLTRALRRQLAEAGQTLDWLGRRLSSPAATIAHERVKLQSLQNRLQHATHIPLTQSRYALLNLRTRLNAQIPSTKTSRQILLEQSRRLGSALTAKSHNSRQALAALNAQLELLNPQRTLERGYAIVSDAKGHVIRAPKELQPRHFVTVQLAEGSAKVGIDSVQATLD; this is encoded by the coding sequence ATGAATATCTCCAGCACCAACGACAACTATTCCAGCGGCCCGCAAGTACTCACAGTATCGGCCCTGAATCAAGCCGTTGCCCGCATGCTGGAACGCAGTTTTCCACTGGCCTGGGTATCGGGTGAAATATCGAACTTCAAAAGCTATGCATCCGGTCACTGGTACTTCACGCTCAAAGACGATGCGGCGCAAGTGCGCGGCGTGATGTTCAAGGGCCGCGCCCAGCATGCCGGCTTTACGCCGCGCGATGGCGACAAAGTCGAAGTGCGGGCACTGGTGACGTTGTATGCGGCGCGCGGCGACTATCAGCTCAATGTCGAGGCGATCCGGCGTGCCGGCGTCGGCAACCTGTACGAAGCTTTTTTGCGCCTGAAGGAAAAACTGAACGCCGAGGGCTTGTTCGATCCGGCGCGCAAACGTCCACTGCCGCCATTTGCAAGAACCATCGGCATTGTCACAAGCCTGCAAGCAGCGGCGCTGCGCGATATCCTGACCGCGCTGGCGCGGCGTGCGCCGCATGTGCGCGTGATCCTTTACCCTACTCCGGTGCAAGGCGACGGCGCCGCTGAAAAGATCGCACGCGCTATCAATACCGCTGCTGCGCGTGCCGAGTGCGAGTTGCTGCTGGTCTGCCGTGGCGGCGGGAGCATCGAGGATTTATGGTCCTTCAATGACGAAGCGGTGGCGCGAGCAATTGTGGCTGCGCCGATGCCTGTGATTTCCGGCGTCGGCCACGAAACCGATTTCACGATCGCAGACTTCGCCGCCGATCTACGCGCCGCCACTCCGACCGCCGCCGCCGAGCTGGCGACCGTACCACGCGGCGACTGGCTGGCGACGCTGGAAGGCCATGCCGATGACCTGACCCGCGCCCTGCGCCGGCAGCTGGCTGAAGCCGGCCAGACTCTGGACTGGCTAGGCCGCCGCCTGAGCAGTCCGGCCGCCACCATCGCTCATGAAAGAGTCAAGTTGCAGAGTCTGCAAAACAGGCTGCAGCATGCAACCCACATCCCCCTGACACAATCGCGCTATGCCTTATTGAATTTGCGCACCCGCTTGAATGCGCAAATCCCCAGCACCAAAACATCGCGTCAGATATTACTGGAGCAAAGCCGGCGTCTCGGTAGCGCGTTGACGGCAAAAAGCCATAACAGCCGCCAAGCGCTGGCAGCCCTGAATGCGCAGCTTGAACTGTTGAATCCGCAACGTACACTGGAACGCGGCTACGCCATCGTCTCCGATGCCAAGGGCCATGTGATTCGTGCACCGAAAGAACTCCAGCCACGGCATTTCGTCACCGTGCAGCTGGCGGAAGGCAGCGCCAAGGTCGGCATAGATAGTGTTCAGGCAACGCTGGATTGA
- a CDS encoding MFS transporter yields MMKFRWFIVFMLFLACIISYLDRVALSVAAPLIAKEFNLDPAHLGIVFSAFFVGYALFCFVGGYAADRFGARRVLIAAISVWSIFCCLTAVASGLLSLLVIRVIFGAGEGPLATCTNKIISRWFDRKEQTTAVGFANSGLQLGAALAGPVIGLMAVRWGWRIPFVVIGAVGLLWALMWTIFSSDQPEGNRWIRGAGKLPASEKSPGDATEALPNRPLMAYLKSPTILATSLAGFGYAYILYFFLSWFPSYLMMERHLSLSSMSIANMIPWGLGFIGIASGGFISDLIFRWTGNALRARKIVIVGGLLVAAACVALAGVADSVGAAVALMAVTVFFMNLTLSGYWAIILDTVEPGRMGGVGGFVHFLANTAGILAPILTGFLVQWTKVFTSAFILSGGIALAGALAVAFFVRAPRASPGSAGKESAAANALLQN; encoded by the coding sequence ATGATGAAATTCCGCTGGTTTATTGTCTTCATGTTATTCCTTGCTTGCATAATCAGCTATCTTGATCGTGTGGCACTCTCGGTTGCAGCACCATTAATCGCCAAAGAATTTAATTTAGATCCGGCACATCTGGGTATCGTCTTCAGCGCTTTTTTTGTAGGTTACGCCCTGTTTTGCTTTGTTGGCGGATACGCGGCTGACCGCTTTGGCGCAAGGCGGGTGCTGATTGCGGCCATCTCCGTGTGGTCGATTTTCTGCTGCCTGACAGCAGTTGCTTCCGGCCTCCTCAGCCTGCTGGTTATCCGGGTAATATTTGGCGCCGGCGAAGGCCCCCTGGCTACCTGCACCAACAAGATAATTAGCCGCTGGTTCGACCGCAAGGAACAAACCACCGCGGTCGGATTCGCCAACTCCGGCCTGCAGCTAGGCGCAGCACTCGCAGGGCCTGTGATCGGACTGATGGCCGTTCGTTGGGGCTGGCGCATTCCCTTTGTTGTTATCGGAGCCGTTGGCTTGTTATGGGCTCTCATGTGGACGATATTCTCCTCTGACCAGCCGGAAGGAAACCGCTGGATTCGCGGCGCCGGAAAATTGCCGGCATCGGAAAAATCCCCCGGCGATGCCACGGAAGCGCTTCCCAACAGACCATTGATGGCGTATTTGAAGAGCCCGACGATTCTGGCAACCTCGCTCGCGGGTTTTGGCTATGCCTACATCTTGTATTTTTTCCTTTCCTGGTTTCCCAGTTATCTGATGATGGAAAGGCATCTGAGCCTGTCTTCGATGAGTATCGCGAACATGATTCCCTGGGGGCTCGGCTTCATTGGAATCGCATCAGGCGGCTTCATTTCCGACCTGATTTTCCGCTGGACCGGAAATGCGCTGAGAGCGCGCAAGATTGTGATCGTCGGCGGCCTGCTGGTAGCTGCCGCCTGTGTAGCGCTAGCCGGCGTTGCCGATAGTGTCGGCGCAGCAGTTGCCTTGATGGCCGTCACCGTATTTTTTATGAATCTGACGCTTAGCGGGTACTGGGCGATTATTCTGGATACGGTCGAACCGGGGCGCATGGGCGGCGTTGGCGGATTCGTGCACTTTCTGGCCAACACCGCAGGCATTCTTGCCCCGATACTGACCGGATTCCTGGTGCAGTGGACCAAGGTTTTCACGAGCGCATTCATTCTTAGCGGCGGCATCGCTTTGGCAGGTGCGCTGGCGGTGGCATTCTTTGTGCGGGCGCCACGGGCAAGCCCCGGATCCGCGGGTAAGGAAAGTGCGGCAGCCAACGCATTGTTGCAAAATTAG
- a CDS encoding TetR/AcrR family transcriptional regulator — protein sequence MARPKEFENEVVLEKAIEIFSTHGYEGTSTDELLQVMGISRQSMYNTFGDKKRLYLEALQRYVVGSVNDQIDALSAPASPMMGVEALMDFAVSRAVADPEPKCLGISAICEFGRADSEVTMITEMASKIFISSLERRLVEAKKEGEIGEEIGPQAAAQFLLATLTGIKVAARAGATEENLRGIARIALRGIR from the coding sequence ATGGCACGACCAAAAGAATTCGAGAACGAAGTAGTACTTGAGAAGGCTATCGAAATCTTCTCGACGCATGGCTACGAGGGCACATCGACCGATGAACTACTGCAGGTCATGGGCATTAGTCGCCAGAGCATGTACAACACGTTTGGCGACAAAAAGCGGCTTTATCTGGAAGCCCTGCAACGTTATGTCGTTGGTAGCGTCAACGATCAAATCGATGCATTGAGCGCACCTGCCTCCCCAATGATGGGGGTGGAAGCGCTGATGGATTTTGCCGTATCGCGGGCAGTTGCCGATCCAGAACCGAAATGTTTGGGTATTAGCGCCATCTGCGAATTCGGTCGTGCGGATTCAGAAGTGACGATGATCACCGAAATGGCAAGCAAGATTTTCATTTCCTCCCTCGAGCGCAGGCTTGTCGAAGCCAAGAAGGAGGGCGAAATTGGCGAGGAAATTGGTCCCCAGGCTGCGGCACAGTTCCTTTTGGCTACGCTGACCGGCATTAAAGTCGCAGCCCGTGCCGGGGCAACCGAAGAGAATTTACGCGGCATTGCCCGCATAGCACTGCGAGGTATCCGGTAA
- a CDS encoding CoA transferase has product MQPDTLANKLVDTIWHTAGRDQDALGHLHFSNLGTQLPSVFPVGALASATIGAQALAAAEFWHLRGGRQQTVSVDQHHALAIFRSERYLLIDGKPPADPWSPIAGYYQAGDGRWIQLHTNFPHHRDGVLRVLQCVDDHTAVAAAIAGWNAAELDARLAEEGMCAALIRSPEEWRAHPQAAAIAALPLFDITHVSDVPAELPRATVERPLDGIRVLDLSRVIAAPVAGRTLAQHGAEVLAISAAHLPNIPTLVIDNGRGKRAAQFDLRSEAGRERLRELIRGADVFLHAYRPGALDAYGFTSDELQTLRPGLVEVSLCAYGHAGPWAGRRGFDSLVQSATGIAWEEGQAARSDKPGKLPCQALDHATGYLAAFGAMNALHKRAVEGGGWRVRVSLAQTGRWLQSLPRLANGLQYADMTADEVQGWRQTMSSSFGAVSAIAPAEQMPLTPPHFDLPPSALGAHEARWQQR; this is encoded by the coding sequence ATGCAACCAGATACCTTGGCCAATAAGCTCGTCGACACTATCTGGCATACTGCCGGTCGCGATCAGGATGCGCTTGGCCACCTGCATTTTTCAAACCTTGGAACGCAACTGCCATCGGTATTTCCGGTGGGCGCATTGGCGTCAGCCACAATCGGTGCTCAGGCGCTGGCCGCTGCTGAATTCTGGCATCTGCGCGGCGGCCGGCAGCAAACCGTGAGCGTTGATCAGCACCATGCGCTGGCGATATTTCGCAGCGAACGTTATCTGCTGATAGATGGGAAACCTCCCGCTGATCCCTGGAGCCCGATAGCGGGTTACTACCAGGCGGGTGACGGTCGCTGGATTCAATTGCATACCAATTTTCCGCATCATCGCGATGGCGTGTTGCGCGTCTTGCAATGCGTCGACGACCACACCGCCGTAGCTGCAGCGATCGCTGGCTGGAATGCCGCAGAACTCGATGCGCGGTTGGCAGAAGAGGGCATGTGCGCAGCATTGATACGCAGTCCAGAGGAATGGCGTGCCCATCCGCAGGCCGCCGCCATCGCCGCCTTGCCGCTGTTTGACATCACGCATGTCAGTGATGTCCCGGCTGAACTGCCGCGTGCGACGGTGGAGCGGCCTTTGGACGGGATACGGGTACTCGACCTGTCGCGCGTGATCGCCGCGCCGGTAGCTGGCCGCACCCTGGCGCAGCATGGCGCCGAGGTGCTCGCGATCAGCGCCGCGCATTTGCCGAATATCCCGACGCTGGTGATCGACAATGGCCGCGGCAAGCGTGCGGCCCAGTTCGATTTGCGCAGCGAAGCAGGGCGTGAACGTCTGCGTGAACTGATCCGTGGCGCCGATGTTTTCCTGCACGCTTACCGGCCGGGTGCACTCGATGCGTACGGTTTTACCAGCGACGAATTGCAGACCTTGCGGCCCGGACTGGTTGAGGTCAGTCTTTGCGCTTATGGCCATGCCGGCCCCTGGGCCGGACGGCGCGGCTTTGACAGCCTGGTGCAATCCGCCACCGGTATCGCCTGGGAAGAAGGACAGGCGGCGCGCAGCGACAAGCCAGGCAAACTGCCGTGCCAGGCGCTTGATCACGCTACTGGCTATTTGGCCGCGTTTGGCGCCATGAACGCGTTGCACAAGCGCGCAGTCGAAGGCGGCGGCTGGCGAGTACGTGTCTCGTTGGCACAAACCGGACGCTGGCTGCAATCCCTGCCGCGGCTTGCGAACGGCTTGCAGTACGCGGATATGACAGCGGATGAAGTACAAGGATGGCGGCAAACGATGTCGTCATCGTTCGGAGCGGTCAGCGCCATAGCGCCGGCTGAGCAGATGCCGCTGACGCCGCCGCACTTCGATTTGCCACCGTCGGCGCTAGGCGCCCATGAAGCGCGTTGGCAGCAACGCTGA
- a CDS encoding 3-oxoacyl-ACP reductase family protein: MSRPLSNKVALVTGGSRGIGAAIVRRLSHDGAVVAFTYAASEDKANVLAAEIKAAGGVVLPIKADSADIAAVQQAVALTAETYGGIDILVNNAGILKRGTIDEFSLSDFDQMVAVNQRAVFVAIQAVLSHMHEGGRIITIGSVTGDRIGFPGASVYGMTKAAVASLTRGLARDLGPRGITVNTIQPGPIETDMNSDENSRAMVRPLMALGRMGKDSEIASLAAYLASPESSFVTGSALTIDGGYLA; encoded by the coding sequence ATGTCACGTCCTCTGTCCAATAAAGTCGCTTTAGTCACTGGCGGTTCTCGCGGCATCGGAGCCGCCATCGTTCGCCGTTTGTCACATGACGGAGCAGTGGTTGCATTCACCTATGCTGCTTCCGAAGACAAGGCAAATGTTCTTGCGGCGGAAATCAAGGCCGCCGGTGGAGTGGTTTTACCGATCAAGGCCGACAGCGCCGATATAGCGGCGGTGCAACAAGCCGTTGCCTTGACCGCCGAGACATATGGCGGCATCGATATCCTTGTGAACAATGCGGGCATACTCAAGCGCGGCACGATTGACGAATTCAGCCTTTCTGACTTTGACCAGATGGTTGCCGTTAATCAGCGGGCGGTCTTTGTCGCCATACAAGCAGTCTTGTCTCACATGCATGAAGGCGGGCGCATCATCACCATCGGCAGCGTGACCGGCGACCGCATCGGGTTTCCAGGGGCGTCCGTTTATGGAATGACCAAAGCAGCAGTTGCTTCATTGACGCGCGGCTTGGCGCGCGATCTTGGCCCACGCGGCATTACCGTCAATACCATCCAGCCCGGCCCTATCGAAACAGACATGAATTCTGATGAGAATTCCCGCGCGATGGTGCGGCCGCTCATGGCCCTTGGTCGTATGGGGAAGGATAGTGAAATTGCCAGCCTCGCCGCTTATCTGGCTTCACCTGAATCTAGTTTTGTTACTGGTTCGGCACTCACGATCGATGGCGGCTACCTGGCCTGA
- a CDS encoding TetR/AcrR family transcriptional regulator, with translation MSSEKQKIILDRALLKPVIQQRIESAVLDLFSQREFHSVSFGEIASAANVSLQTIYKYYGSKEALLFACLETWLGALASRMLDHLQGIESCQDKLRKVFWVVLDFFDRNPKVSQLIMSSLQISAWGRDRTFRQPEMMEVLMQTLTDGRAQGVLTDEVDEKILLDYFIGILERLVHMHTMRGEKEALALQANALFRMLWRAISRPQAG, from the coding sequence ATGTCTTCGGAAAAACAGAAAATCATCCTTGACCGCGCTTTGCTCAAGCCGGTGATACAGCAAAGGATAGAGAGCGCGGTGTTGGATTTGTTCTCGCAGCGGGAGTTTCACAGCGTCAGCTTTGGTGAAATCGCCAGTGCTGCCAATGTCTCCTTGCAAACCATTTATAAATACTACGGCAGCAAGGAAGCGCTGTTGTTTGCCTGCCTTGAAACCTGGCTGGGTGCGCTGGCGTCGCGCATGTTAGACCACTTGCAGGGCATCGAGAGTTGCCAGGACAAGCTGCGCAAGGTGTTTTGGGTTGTGCTGGATTTTTTCGACCGCAATCCCAAGGTGAGCCAGCTCATCATGAGCTCATTGCAAATCAGCGCCTGGGGCCGCGACCGCACGTTTCGCCAGCCGGAAATGATGGAAGTCCTGATGCAGACCTTGACCGACGGCCGCGCCCAAGGCGTGCTCACGGATGAAGTGGATGAGAAAATCCTGCTGGACTATTTCATCGGCATCCTGGAGCGGCTGGTGCACATGCACACCATGCGTGGCGAGAAAGAAGCGCTGGCGTTGCAGGCGAACGCGTTGTTCAGGATGCTGTGGCGGGCGATCTCCCGGCCGCAAGCCGGTTAA